The Cicer arietinum cultivar CDC Frontier isolate Library 1 chromosome 1, Cicar.CDCFrontier_v2.0, whole genome shotgun sequence genome contains the following window.
gaaattaaaataatttttttagtctaAAACAAGCGGACTCTTGGAGAGATTTAAATTATGTCTCTTATTTTAGAATATACTAAATTATCATTGCTAATGGTTGGTGCATTCTAATTATAATAGATGCAAATTGAtggaataataaataaaaaataatgtatttatatTAAGAGTTTAGCatctttaataataaattaaaagttttaccTTGTTAATATGTACTATTACAACTATTTATGAGTATgattttaaagataattataataaaaattaaatatttttaatgacataatggttaattacaattaattaattgtataaagacttaatattttaattgtataaatGAATTAAGttattatatgaattaataGGTATAATTTGAAaaggaaaaattaaaattacattgaaaacaaaaatcacattCTTTTTACCACCaacttttgtttaaaataatctaTAAAATTTGACGGTGACAActtcattgatttttttattaaaaactccGTCCAGAGTCCCTGTACCAAAATATAAAAGTCTTTCTCTCTAAATATTCAATGACAAGCAATAGGTGGGATATTAAGATAACATGCTTTTCAATGTGAGAGTTGAATGATACTtaacaaatttttcaaaaattttaacggtgattaatgatattattcaaaaataataatttttaatatttttttttttaagaataagaTATAAtctaattgatataaatttaatatatatatatatatatatattgtttaattaacataatttaaatCATTATCTCAGTTACagaaataaatacaagtacttACTTCTAATATACGACGTCTCTAAATTacaatgttaaatattttttaattattagtcaATAGTAAATATAGTTGGTATATAGCATTTGCCTTCTTTTTACAcgttaaattattaaacttaTATGATATATTATGTCACTGTATCTCTCAGTTTAACAACTTTTTTAACCATTTCTAATAGTCGTCTAGCCTTCGCCAAAACAATTGTCTAACTAACACCATTTCTTATAGTCGTCTTGGCCTTCCAAAAAAGATTTCAAAAACCAAATTGTCTAACTAGACTTTGAATGAGTAGAGATAAGATATTATATATGCGAGATAGGATATTCATGGATATGGGTCAATCCAATTAACTCGATGACCCAAttcatagtttatttttttatttatttattttattttcttatgtagtttaaaatttttatatgttaataaaaaatgagtGTGTTAACTTTTCAAtgattgaatgattttttaattaaaacacagtatttatttatttaaattgtagaAGTTACCGCGATCAAGAACTATACAATTTAaagtcattaaaataaaaaatgacgaATCTGCGAACAAATTTCCATCAATCTAGTTAATAActtaaaatgacaaaatatctaaaaaagTAACAAAGTCTCCATATAAGATAAAATTGGGGTGTCTAGAATATTCATGTCTTCACTGCAGCTATAACTTTAAGATGTTATAgtcattgattgaatttgtaTCTGATCGAAATTGATTTgtcaatctaaaataaaaataaaaattatgcaaCAAATCGAAAAACCAAAAAAACACTAAGACGAAGATATCACAAAAGAAAACTGAATatgtgaaaaaataatttagttgaattatagaaaatgaaatatacaatttaaatgagtgatttcatattaaaaattaactctAAACCacctattttaaataaaaaagaaaaatagaaaaaaaaaacacgttgtaaaataaaatttacgaTACCTAAAATTCAAAcccaaaacatttacatcccAATCACAAATCCAACCACTAAGTCATTTCAAACCTCACAACATTTTTACAAATTAACGTGTATTTAACTTTTCATACATTACAACCGTCCAAATTGTTCCTAATTTCACttggatttattttttagttactTTGTCTATGTGATTACAACATTTTTTGAGCTTTTAATATTTATGgacaattttgttttattttgactTGTTACAATCAGATACAACATaacatatgtattttttatgtttgtttggatttttgaGTATTACAAAATTTGGTGGGTTAGAACATGGctcttttttatgttatttaaaagagggtttaattttttatgttattttttatttaaataaataatgactgtttttgagtttgtaatgtttctttttattaagagtctaatttttaagattaaaatagaatctctaaattatttaagATCACCCTATTAAccgtataaaaaaatataaaataaaattatttaagacAACCTTGTTATCTGTACAAAAGAGTATACAATATAATAACATAGAATTTAGATTGTACAACGATTTCTATGATAGTTAgcttttaaagaaaaagttttttttcttcttacaaTTCCTAATACCACTGTATTTTATTGAATAGTGAATGAATATAGAAAacctaattttgataaaatatgtcTCATAGAGATATAAGTTGGGTGCAGCTATAATCATGTAAGTTGTAAATGAACGAAATCACCTAATCTCGATCGTTTGGTTACTATTGaattatcttaattttaaaatataaatcactCAATCTTATCCAACAACTGAGATACTCACCGCATATAATCCAAATGCATATAATCCAAATTGGTGTTATAGCTAACAATATTGCCAATACATATATTGAGTTTGAAGCTTGCTTACCGTTCCGGCCAACATGCTTAGTCCATTCATGTTTTGAACTctttaatgtattattatatttgttccTTTTCATAAGtacacattattttttttgtacatatataatatattaagaaTAATAGGGAATGATTGTATatatgttattaaaataatatttcaattttttttatggaaaatagtatttctaattaaataatatttcaaatttttatattataatataaattagtagtattgtaaatgatatgtttgagaaaaaaaataataaatacacctaataatttaaaaaggcacgtgagatgatttttttttccttctcaaATTGCACCTTTTTTTATTCtaactcaaaaaaatatttaagataataGTTGGAGTAAAATATTCAGCATATTTAATGTAAtcaatcaaaaaaaaattagtttaataatattaatacttCCTCCAGCCTTATAATTTGTAAGcaaaattttcttgttttacaCATTAACATATAAGAAATGAGTTACAATCATTAACATATTAAGAAATAGTTAACATATATATTAGTAAATTTCATGTTTTACACATATTTACGTATTGAGAAattagttataattattaacatATTGAGAAGTAATTAACATGTCTATAAATGTCTTGTTTTACACATATTTACACATATTAACATATTAAGAAATTAGTTATAATTATTAGTACTATTTATGTCCCTATAAATAAAGGGTAGTTTGCCTAGTAAAACAGCAAGTTGAAACACATATAGCTCTAATATCAATAAGAGAAAAAATGGTCTCTCTTCGTCTCATAGTATCAACTTTGTGTTGTGTAGTGGTTGTGTTTGGAGTGTTAcccttttcctcaaatgcacaacTTGATCCATTGTTTTATAGCAAAACTTGTCCCCAATTGCATTCTCTTGTATACCAAGTCCTATGGAATGTTTCAACAAAGGATCCTCGTATGCTTGCAAGTCTCATAAGGCTTCACTTTCATGATTGTTTTGTTCAAGTaagtataaatttatatatatctcTAAGATCTTATTTAGATCTTATTAATTGATATTGTAATTGTCTATGACTGTAACAGGGTTGTGATGCATCGGTTTTGCTGAATAACACTGCTACTATTGTGAGCGAACAACAAGCTTTTCCAAATGTAAATTCATTAAGAGGTTTGGATGTTGTAAATGAGATTAAGACTAAAGTGGAAAATGTTTGTCCTAATACAGTTTCTTGTGCTGATATTCTTGCTCTTGCTGCTGGAATATCTTCTATTCTGGTAAATATATGTCCTgtcttatatttcatttaacatataataatgGTTGCActaattatagttaaataataattcacctataaatatatatatatataaatcttaaCTTAAAAGTCTATGTCTAATgtcttttaaattaataattagtacATACCGGATTAGttcaatatttaagttatgttagatttttttaacaagTAGTTGTTATACATTTTTAACTAGTAAAAAACAGAGACGGTTCAATATAGACTAATCCAAAGTtgatatttcataaattttaataaaatgctatatatgtatatatattattttttaatattataaaatttatttttaaagacaCGAGGTCCTGCTTGGATGGTTCCACTGGGAAGAAGGGATAGTTTAACAGCAAATCAATCTCTTGCAAATCAAAATCTTCCAGGTCCTTCTTTCAACCTTACTCAACTAAAATCTTCCTTTGCTGCACAAGGTCTCAACACAAATGATCTAGTTGCACTTTCAGGTATATGTGTACACCAATTTCTATATAAACTatctttaataataaaattaacttttttttacaacataatTACAACACATGATGGAGAATATAGACTTATGTAGATGTTTGGATTTCAGGTGCTCATACATTTGGAAGAGCACGTTGCTCTTTATTCATAGATCGATTATACAACTTCAGCAATACTGGAAAACCTGATCCAACTCTTGATACaacatatttaaaagaattacaaaaaatatGTCCTAAGAATGGACCTGGAACCACTCTTGCCAATTTTGACCCAACTACCCCTGATATATTAGACAACACATACTATTCCAATCTTAAGGTCAAAAAGGGTCTGCTTCAGAGTGATCAAGAGTTATTCTCAACACCAGGTGCAGATACCACTAGCATTGTTAACAAATTCAGTAGTGACCAAAATGCTTTCTTTGAGAGTTTTAAGAATGCAATGATTAAAATGGGTAATATTGATGTGCTAACGGGAAATAAAGGAGAAATTAGAAAGCAATGCAATTTTATTAACAAGAAATCTAGTGAACTAGACCTTGTCATTGTGAGCTCCAAAGAGTCATCAGAGGCTGATATGGTTAGCTCAATTTAAATGATTGAGAGGGTTACTATAGTTGAAATGTGTGGTGATTTTAAATCACTAATAAAGAAGTAATTAATAGGCTCATTCATGCCATGAGCTGTGTATGTTACAaactttttgtgtgtgttttaaGATAGTCTTCTTTTATGTATAATGGTCATAATATACTATGTCACAAGCTATGTTTGAATTCGTTTCCTAGTATCcaaagaaaatttcaaaaatttgtatCCTTTTTCATAATATTATGCATGGATTTGAGcggattttgaaaaaataaaaataaaattgtgtgcTCTCAACGGAATTATCCTATAAGTGAGATTTAAGTATTTACATAATTTTCTTCTGGACATTTTCATAGAAGtagagtttttaaaaaaaaagctagaactcatatatatatatatatatatatatatatatatatatatatatatatatatatatatatatatttttcgcacaagaaaaatatatatagNNNNNNNNNNNNNNNNNNNNNNNNNNNNNNNNNNNNNNNNNNNNNNNNNtatatatatatattgcttgCAAAAGCTAGAATTCTAGATTgtaaagttaataaaaaatgtataggaaattaaagtaaagaaaatatgttaaataacAAAAGAAACGAAATGGGCTCAATTTATGCTTAGCACTGTAATGAAGTACtttaattcattaataaaagaaggaaaaaaagtacttttaacaaaaaaaataaaatggaatcTATACATAGATTAGCCTGCCACTGAATAATGATATCagtataaatataaactttgCACAACTCTCTTAAAATCGAATTTGGATCACTTCAGTTTGAtttaaaaatgagaaatttatatttatcattttgctATTAAAACTTATTGGATTTTCCAACTTCAAAAATATACAACTGGACTTTTGTTACTTTTTCTCAAGCAGTTTAAAGCAGCTtctattctcttttttttttgtgtgtgtaaaGGGCTTAAAGCCCATCTTGCTTGATTGTATTTTAGTGGTGCCCGTGTGTGTATGTTGTTGTGATTGGTTTTAGTTAGAGAAATTGATTTgtgttaatataatttagttggTTTTTCTATGGTTTCTATATGCTCAAATATAAGTTTTGATTGATTAATAtagatatgtaaaatatatttttagttttgatcaattcaaataaatatcaagAGTTTTGAGAATAGAAAAGAATCTcacttattatttttattattttttctttgtttgatgGTTAAGTGTAAGTGGACAttgtctattaaaaaataattcaaattaagtttttaaagtgtcaactaaaattttaaatatcaataattttaaaacaaatattatatatctttCTCATAATCTAcacttattttttctattaaatttataagAGTAGTTGATTTTCTTTGTGTGACTTttggtgattttttttatattaaaaataatcatattcgatttgaatttgaatttattatacCGTAAATATCTAATTCTTTTCATTAGATTCAATCTTCATTAATCTTGATTTTTCTTTACAAATatcattattaaaatattcaaagtttaaaaataataacactTGAAGtacgttttattttttatatagattttttttatcatagataatatttattatgttatgagaatctaataatttttgttataccTAATCCCTATTGATATAGCtctagaaataaattttttaaatataagtttttgacaaaaaaaatcaatataataaatattattatttaaatgaaaattatacatttttatattttattgaattttttgttttttcactCCTTATAAGGgagtataataaatattaaatataataaatattgtttttttaatattaaatataataaatattgttttctttAAGGGAATACTATAATTTAGAACGTGGTGAGTAACAAGGTTACACCTATAATCTCATATGAAGCATCGAAACATCAAAGTTAGTCCAATACTCCAACTATAAAGTCTTTACTAATcgaatttttaaatgatttgattAGGTGgctttgttttactttgtttaaATGGTTATGTCACCGAGATATGCTTGATACTTTATTTAGATGGCTCTACCTAATACTCAAAGGGGACAACAATGACTGCAAACAGTTGAACAAATAATGGCAAAGAAGAAAAAGACAAGTccatacttaaaaataaaaacaaaaaacaaaatcaatatgtaAATTGGGTCaactttaaatttcttttttaaatactGAGTTTTAAGGTATTTTTTATTTCGTATTAAAGTattatccttttattttaaatttgtttttataaaagaaaaatatgcaaAGGAATATATTTTTGTACACATATGGCAAGAAATTTTACAATAGCAAAAATAatactctattttaaaataacgaTCGTATTTAACCATTagatacatattaaaaaaatattatatgaaataaatagaataataattttattaattttttaattagtttttggtatatttttatcataaataaaaataataataacttaaaaatagtgtatgtagtattaattaaagcttgtaattgaaaaataataattaaaattaacataattaaagttttgatttctctatttttacCATTTACAGAATTGGCcatcctattttaaaatttgatagtttTCATCTTCtcttagatttttttaatttaaaaaaaaattaatatattttatataatgccACATACGATCTTACGATATAAAATCACgtgaatatattaattatttatatattattaattatatacaaaaatgAATAGTTTCAGAAATTGAACTAAAAAGTTTAAgatgattttattataattttgtgtatattaattattgaacaCAATTGTATGATATATCATATcgattaaaatatatcatattattattttttattaaaatttaaataaataattaaattttaagattaagaaaataattttatgaaaaaagtaaaaataaataaattaaaacaacaatTAAACTATTCaactttttgaaaataaaaagtaatagtcttttttaacaaaatattcttttacaaatatgaaacattcaaactcaaaatagattattttttcatattttgggTGTGTGAAATTCATactcttttaataaaaaatatgtgagATAGACCAACACAAGTTGCGAAATTGATGTCCGAGCTTTGTTAAGCACGCCTTATTTTAATGCCACACTTAtgcatattttgaataaatatactCCTACCACATGACCAACTCCATTAAAGTCAAGATTTAactattactaaaaaaaaaggtCAAGAGTTTTACGAACAAAATCCTGCTCGTGCCACCCACGCGTGATTCCACATGATCCATTCTTTTTGGTTATGATACAAATACAATGGTTTGCATCGACACTACCCAAATAAGAGTGGATTTTATCGGATAACGACAAACAGCTATGTCAATCGTGGTTGGCTAAGGCTTTTATGGGgttttgataaagataaaacacAAAGCTTTTATGGGGTCCACATATGAGAGCAGCACTACCACTTGGCACTTGCAACTTAATTGCTGGATGATAACTTTTGGTATTGGTAGGTAGAGTATGTTCAGAAAATCAAATGTAAACTATTAATTCCAACttattctaaatattttatttgatttatgtataatcataaaagaaatttgattagttaaaatataataaataaaatatatattaataaaaataataattaatatgaataataatttatatgaataataattcatatgaataataattcatatcttctctAAAACAATCTCATAAATAGTGTAAATAAGACATTCAAATACACCCAAAGtttaatctaaaaaatttgGACGTTGATGTATTCTGGGATTCATATTTGAAGTTCTAACTACtacattattaaattaatcataAGGTGTTATTTGTATTATCTTATACAAATATCTCTTACATTGAGTAGTAATGTTTCTTACTATTCAAACAGTGTTCATTAAAATTCACTGTTCTTTtacttcaaaaacaaaattaagaagaaaaaaaaaaaaaactaaaatttctcTTATTCTTTTGCCAATAAATGTAATGATGGATTTAAAGACAATTTTCACATTTTGTTCTCTAAAAGTTGTCCttataaagtttgatttttctttaatgGTCCTTAATTTGCAATTTGCAACCATAAAAGCTTCACTAGTCATGgccattaaaatatttgtttttgaatctATAAATAATGGATTTTGATATGCCTAATCTCACTCACAACAACTTTAAAATGAAGTCTTTTGATCTCACATTGACAGTTTTGTGGTGTGTTGTGGTTGTGCTAGGAGGGTTACCCTTCTCCTCGGATGCACAACTTGACCCATCCTTTTATAGAAATACTTGTCCTAATGTCCATTCCATTGTTCGTGAAGTCATAAGGAACGTTTCTAAGACAGATCCTCGTATGCTTGCTAGTCTCGTTAGACTTCACTTTCATGATTGTTTTGTTCAAGTAAGCGTATATGTATTATATACTTCATACTTACTTTTTGTTTATAGATAATATGTGGTTAATTAACAATTATATGAAATTTGTATAGGAAATAGTAAAAAAACCTGTATATATAATTGCAAAGTTTTCGATATAAATtcgaaaaatgatatttaatttaataatattaatatttgtcaattaaactataattttatatatatatatatatatatatatatatatatatatatatatataatcatcaagcgcctaaatttatatatgcaTAATAATCCACTTTTGAACATATTAGTTGAAATTGATTTACTCAAAatggatttattttatttatttataattgaacaattttgaaTGTTGTTATATCTATAATTGTAACAGGGTTGTGATGCGTCAGTTTTGCTAAATAATAGTGGTACGATCGTGAGTGAACAACAAGCATTTCCAAATAACAATTCCTTAAGAGGTTTGGATGTtgtgaacaaaataaaaacagcGGTAGAAAATGTTTGTCCTAATACAGTTTCTTGTGCTGATATTCTGGCCCTTGCTGCACAAATATCCTCTATCTTGGTACGTATATCATAATTTCTATATTATAATTAcctttaattaacatatatacaTAAGTTTCTCATTTTATCAaagtatgtattaattatagGCTGATGGTCCTAATTGGAAAGTTCCATTAGGAAGAAGGGATGGTTTAACAGCCAACCAATCTCTTGCTAATATAAATCTTCCAGCTCCTTTCCACTCTTTGGATCAACTTAAATCTGCTTTTGCTGCTCAAGGCCTCAACACTACTGATCTAGTTGCTTTATCAGGTATGCAATgtttttaaataggaacataTCAGAACATATATagtattattaattgttatattaatgtgTTTTAACTTCAGGTGCTCATACATTTGGAAGATCTCATTGCTCTTTATTTGTTAATCGGTTGTACAATTTTAGCAATACTGGAAATCCTGATCCAACTCTTAACACAACTTATTTACAAGAATTGCGTAAACTATGTCCCAATAGTGGACCAGGGACTAACCTCGCCAATTTTGATCCAACCACTCCTGATACATTCGACAAAAACTACTACTCCAATCTAAAGGTTAAAAAGGGTTTACTTCAGAGTGATCAAGAGCTTTTTTCAACATCTGGTGCAGATACTATTAGTATTGTCAACAAGTTTAGTACTGACCAAGATGCTTTCTTTGAAAGCTTTAAAGCTGCAATGATTAAAATGAGTAGTATTGGTGTCATAACAGGAAACAAGGGAGAAATTAGAAaacattgtaattttgttaacaaAAAATCTGTAGAACAAGACATAGTAAGTGTGGCTTCCACATATTCATCAGAGGAGGGTATGGTTAGCTCAATGTAAATGTATTAGGGTCACTACTCTTGAAATGTAGTGATTGGAGGTCCTAATAAAGAAGCTATAACTAGGCACACATTCATGGTATGTGTCAGATAGTTATTGGTATAAGTCTTTGTGGGTGAAAATTTTCTTGTATTTGAAATCTTTCTTTGAgttgtgttcataattaattttctctttcttgTTATGGATTTGCTTTGGCATAAACTTATGAGTCACATAAGCAATTATTTATGCGAAAAAAACTAAACAATTGATCGAGTGCGCTTATTTATATCATGCAGATTTTCTACAATTTGAAAAACTTGGTATAAAATTTAAGAACAAATTTGGGTCATTTTTAATCCGTGGTTGACATtgaacattttatcaaatttatggCTTTACCAAAATAATTAGCTATTTATTCCTTCTTCAGGCCTTATCATGCATGTATTATTTTTAACTCTTATGAGAAAAACatagttaattatattttgtttcttttaaaacatcaaaattttatgataaaaataaaagtatttaaagataaagattagagactATTAAAACAATTTTGAGATCTACAACAACAATTAATcaacaaaatagaaaacaaacaaTTGAAGAGAAAGAACGAAAATGGAaaatgttcttggttttctgctgaaaacggagaatgttatGAAAACAGAGATCGATTatcgttctccattttctgcaGTTTTGAATATCAATGTTTCCAATCAAAATAAACGAAAACTAAAGAAAGATATGAGAAGAATAATACTCAGATTTACGTGTTCGGCCTCAATTAATGAAACATGTGCCACAGACAAGCAAAcaagattaatccactattGTTAATTGAACTTTATATGATTAAAGccttctcaagattgatcttctaGTATCTATCACTATTTATGAACCAACAATACTAGCCTTTTCACTCGATTTTTCTTTACTTCCCTTGATCTTTCTTCTCTGAATTTCTATGAATCTTGAATTGCATATGTCTATCTATCTCAATCAGCAAGTACCATTTACAACCACATATTACAACATATACAATGTATTTACAACTATAGTATTTAAAGAGAAACTtcttaactaactataactaaCATTGTCTTAACTAAATTTAGTTATAACTAATTAACTCTAAGTTGTTACTGATTTGAGACACACTTCCACAAAGACAAATGGTAAAAtacgaagaaaaaaatatatactttttaaatataacaaataaatatctaataaaatttatgtagatTTTTATTACATCACATTAATTTATCGACTCCACTTTAATCATataatagagaaaataaataattgatttatactaaaagttaatataaaattatttttggagaGTCTTTAAACTCATAAAGATAATGATTATTTTTAGTAGCTTAAAGGCGCAAATTATCATTGTATCACGACATATTGCAAAAACAGTTGAAGTAATAATGACAAGATAAGACCCCATGGAAGAATCAAAATGAATGTGTCGGAAAATGACAAAGAAAGCTCCATACTAGCGTATACTGTATACTCTATACATATATTATTAGAGcagtttg
Protein-coding sequences here:
- the LOC101505702 gene encoding peroxidase E5-like, translating into MVSLRLIVSTLCCVVVVFGVLPFSSNAQLDPLFYSKTCPQLHSLVYQVLWNVSTKDPRMLASLIRLHFHDCFVQGCDASVLLNNTATIVSEQQAFPNVNSLRGLDVVNEIKTKVENVCPNTVSCADILALAAGISSILTRGPAWMVPLGRRDSLTANQSLANQNLPGPSFNLTQLKSSFAAQGLNTNDLVALSGAHTFGRARCSLFIDRLYNFSNTGKPDPTLDTTYLKELQKICPKNGPGTTLANFDPTTPDILDNTYYSNLKVKKGLLQSDQELFSTPGADTTSIVNKFSSDQNAFFESFKNAMIKMGNIDVLTGNKGEIRKQCNFINKKSSELDLVIVSSKESSEADMVSSI
- the LOC105851861 gene encoding peroxidase 15 — its product is MDFDMPNLTHNNFKMKSFDLTLTVLWCVVVVLGGLPFSSDAQLDPSFYRNTCPNVHSIVREVIRNVSKTDPRMLASLVRLHFHDCFVQGCDASVLLNNSGTIVSEQQAFPNNNSLRGLDVVNKIKTAVENVCPNTVSCADILALAAQISSILADGPNWKVPLGRRDGLTANQSLANINLPAPFHSLDQLKSAFAAQGLNTTDLVALSGAHTFGRSHCSLFVNRLYNFSNTGNPDPTLNTTYLQELRKLCPNSGPGTNLANFDPTTPDTFDKNYYSNLKVKKGLLQSDQELFSTSGADTISIVNKFSTDQDAFFESFKAAMIKMSSIGVITGNKGEIRKHCNFVNKKSVEQDIVSVASTYSSEEGMVSSM